The following are from one region of the Paraglaciecola sp. L1A13 genome:
- a CDS encoding winged helix-turn-helix domain-containing protein — MTYAQTQQGMLVLSNDNFLVGLLTGFSVANSFSFHSLPVTNPLTVDSVKPVCRVVLIDLRNLTPILMRSHFAILQQVNAQHGVPVCAIYNQNDSDFHPCLSWVSYFNDVDLIAQLDRYLTDLITRSADMFNERRSQERRRAIDRRGIAAIVSATVNINDNPNTNSKRSNEELERFSLGPFRVNKNSRSVCYNNRDLALTAKEFTLFMLLAEVHNQVCSTEKIIGKLWPNTRRANKSDLYQYMHLLRKKVEEDPDIPKWILTVKGVGYRLNTR; from the coding sequence ATGACGTATGCACAAACGCAGCAGGGTATGCTGGTGCTCTCAAATGACAACTTTCTAGTGGGGTTACTCACTGGTTTTAGTGTCGCCAACAGTTTTTCTTTTCATTCTTTGCCCGTAACTAACCCCTTAACTGTCGACAGCGTTAAACCCGTTTGTCGCGTGGTACTAATAGATTTACGCAATCTTACACCTATATTAATGCGTTCTCATTTCGCAATCCTACAGCAAGTTAATGCCCAACACGGTGTACCGGTTTGCGCTATTTACAATCAAAATGACTCAGATTTTCATCCCTGTTTATCCTGGGTTAGCTATTTTAATGATGTTGATTTAATTGCTCAGCTCGACCGTTACTTAACCGACCTCATCACTCGCTCGGCTGATATGTTTAATGAAAGACGTAGTCAAGAGCGTCGACGTGCAATTGACAGACGTGGCATAGCAGCCATAGTCAGTGCTACGGTAAATATAAATGATAATCCAAATACGAACAGCAAGCGCTCAAACGAAGAGCTTGAGCGCTTTTCGCTTGGTCCATTCCGAGTGAATAAAAATAGCCGATCAGTTTGTTATAATAATCGTGATTTAGCGTTAACGGCCAAAGAATTTACGTTGTTTATGTTATTGGCGGAGGTACATAATCAGGTGTGTAGCACTGAAAAAATAATCGGAAAATTATGGCCGAATACACGCAGAGCAAATAAGTCAGACCTATATCAATATATGCATTTACTGCGCAAAAAAGTCGAAGAGGATCCAGATATACCAAAATGGATACTTACCGTTAAGGGGGTGGGGTATC